GGCCGCCGCGTCGACGATGCCAGCCCGATCTGTGACGCGCGCCTGCCAGACGGCTCCCGTGTGAACGTGATTGCACCGCCGCTTTCGATCGACGGTCCCGCGCTCACGATTCGTAAATTCAAGAAGGACAAGCTCACACTCGACCAGCTCACCAAGTTCGGCTCGATAACGCCGGAAGGGTCGACGATCCTCCAGATTATCGGGCGCTCACGGTGTAATGTCCTGATTTCCGGCGGTACCGGTTCAGGCAAGACAACGCTCCTGAACTGTCTGACCGCCTATATCGAGAGCACCGAACGCATCATCACATGCGAGGACTCTGCGGAACTTCAGCTCCAGCAGCCTCATGTCGTGCGCCTTGAAACCCGCCCTCCCAACCTGGAAGGTGAAGGCGAGATCACGATGCGCGATCTCGTGAAGAACTGTCTGCGTATGCGTCCTGAGCGCATCATCGTGGGCGAGGTGCGTGGCCCGGAAGCCTTCGACCTGCTTCAGGCCATGAACACGGGTCACGACGGTTCGATGGGTACGCTCCATGCCAACTCGCCTCGCGAAGCACTTTCCAGGCTTGAATCCATGATTACGATGGGCGGCTTCTCGCTGCCTTCCAGAACACTCCGGGAAATGATCGTCTCGTCGATCGACGTGGTCGTTCAGGCGGCCCGCCTGCGAGACGGTTCCCGTCGTATCACGCATGTGACCGAAGTGGTCGGCATGGAGGGTGACATCATCACCACGCAGGACGTCTTCCTCTACGACATTGTCGGTGAAGATCCGAATGGACGCATCATCGGCCGTCACCGTTCCACCGGCATCGGCCGGCCGAAGTTCTGGGAACGCGCGCGCTATTTTGGCGAGGAATCACGTTTGGCGCAGGCACTCGATGCCGCCGAATTGCCTGACTATGTAGCGGAATGAGAACCGAATGTCCGGATTTGAAGACTTTTTGACCCCACAGGTGACCGGGATTGCCGTTGCGCTTCTTGTCATGTTTGCCGTCGGCGGTTTGATTTTCAGCCTGTTCGCGCCCTCGCTCTCCGGTACGAAACGCCGCGATCAGCGCATGCTGGCAGTGGCGGCGCGCCCGCAATCCGAAAAACAGCGGAAACAGATCCGCGACAACGACCGCCGCAAGAAGTCGATCCAGGATCAGCTCAAGGATTTCGAGGAACGGCAGAAGGCCAAGCATCACAGGCAGCAAAGGGTCTCGCTGAAGGTCAAGATGGAGCAGGCGGGTCTCGCCTGGGAAATGAAGCACTTCGTCATTTTCAGCGTTGTCTCCTGCTTTGTTTTCCTCCTGGTCGGCTTCGTTGCCACCGGCAATATCTGGATCACACTTGCAGCCGGCTTTGCCGGTGCTCTCGGCTTTCCGCGCTGGTGGGTCGGCAACAAGCGCAAGCGCCGCTTCAACAAGTTCCTGGAAGAATTGCCCAACGGTGTCGACATCATCGTGCGTGGCGTGAAGGCGGGGTTGCCGCTTGCGGACTGTATCAAGGTGGTTGCCCGCGAATCCCGCGAGCCGGTGGCGACTGAATTCCGCAAGATCACCGAGACGCAGGTCATGGGCCTCTCCCTTGCCGATGCCGTTGCCAAACTGCCGGAGCGCGTGCCTGTTGCGGAGGCGAATTTCTTCGCGATTGTGGTCGCCATTCAGCAAAAGGCCGGTGGTGGTCTGGCCGAAGCGCTTGGAAACCTTTCCAAGGTTCTGCGCGGCCGCAAATCGCTCAAGGGCAAGATCCAGGCACTGAGTTCGGAAGCCAAGTCGTCGGCCATGATCATTGGTGCCATGCCATTCGGCGTCGGCGGCATCATTTATCTGATTGCGCCGGATTACATCAGCCTGCTGTTCACCACGACAGGTGGAAACATCATCATTGGCGGATGCCTCTTCTGGATGTTCATCGGCATCATGGTCATGCGCCACATGATCAACTTCGACTTTTAAGGGGGCGGCATGGATCTGGAAACAATTGCATCGAGCCAGTTTCTTGCAGGGTTGCTCGCCATGGTCGCGGTCACCGGCACGATCTTCTCGCTGGTGGCGCCCATCCTGTCGCGTGACACGCTGAAGACCCGCATGAAGTCGGTTGCCCTTGAGCGCGACAAGCTGCGCGCCAAGGAGCGCGCGCGTATGCATGCCAACCAGCAACAGGACGCCCGCGCCTCTCTTCGCAATCAGCCCAAGGCCCAGATGAAGAGCCTGGTCGATCAGCTCAATCTCAGGGAAATGCTTTCCGACGAAAGCACGAACGACAAGTTGAGGATGGCCGGTTATCGCGGTGCCGCGCCGCTCTATTATTACCTGACGGCGCGCGTTGCCATTCCGGTCCTCCTGCTGGTCATAGCGCTGTTCTATTCCTTGGTGGTGATCCCGGACTGGTTGCCGACGGTGACCAAGGTGTGCCTTTCCATCGCAATCGCCGGCGTTGGCGCATTCCTGCCGAACCTGTTCCTCAAGAACAAGATCGACAAGCGCAAGCTCAACATCCAGCGCGCCTGGCCGGATGCTCTCGATCTCATGCTGATCTGCGTCGAGTCTGGCATGTCCATCGAAGGCGCGTTTCAGAAGGTCGCCGAAGAGGTTGGTATCCAGTCCGTCGACCTGGCCGAGGAATTGTCGCTGACGACAGCCGAGCTGTCCTATCTCAGCGAACGCCGGACGGCTTACGAGAACCTTGCCAAACGGACTGGCGTCGATGGTGTCAAGAACGTGATGATGGCGCTTGTCCAGGCAGAACGTTACGGAACGCCGGTCGGCACCGCAATTCGCACGATGGCCGACGACACGCGCGAACAGCGCATGCTGTTTGCCGAACAGAAAGCTGCGTCTTTGCCGCCGAAACTGACGGTTCCGATGATCATTTTCTTCCTGCCGGTCCTGTTCTTCATCATCATGAGCCCGGCCGTCATGCAGGTCATGGACCTGGACGGCTTCTAAAGCGGAAGGAATCGCGTTTCTGCGCGCCGAAATGCACAGTTCGAAGCCTCGCCGATCGGCGGGGCTTTCGCGTATCCGGAAGAGGTATTTTGGAGCAACTGGCCGTTTGACCGGGCGATGTGACTTGTCAGGTCGGCGACAGGTCCCGACAACAGTCAATGATTCCAAATGCGCTGAAGGATATCGATATGATCGAAGCCCCTCCAATCCTGACGATCACGGCCTCGATGAGGCGGCCGACGGATCAGCAGATCGCGTCTTTTCAAAACGTATCGACCGGATTTGTGGTCGATGCGCTTCACGGGGGAGGCGCCTTGTCACACAACATCGGGCCGGTGGGATTTGGCCGGGACCTGCATTGTGTAGCCGCCGGACCTGCACTCACCGCCGATTGCGGTGCTGCCGACGTCCTGGCTGCATTTGCCGCACTCAACTACATTCGGCCCGGTGATGTCGTGGTTTCTGCCTTTGCAGCGCACACCGGTTGCGCCGCAGGTGGAGATGGTCTTGTCGGCATGATGAGAAACTGCGGTGCGGCTGGGTTTGTCACCGATGGTCCCATGCGTGATTACACAGGGATCGTGAAGGTCGGCCTTCCGGTCTGGTGCGCCGGCATAACGCCGGCGTCTCCGCACATGTCCGGTCCCGGGTCCGTTGGCATGCCGATCCAGATCGGCGGACAGGAGGTGGAGACGGGAGACATGATCGTCGCCGACCGGGATGGCGTTGTGGTCGTCCCGTTCGAAAGACTGGACGATGTCATCGCCAACCTTGAGAGAGTGCGCGCGGCAGAGCAGGCACAGGACGAAAAGGTCGCGGCCGGAATGCGCGTCCCCGACTGGGTCGGGGACCTTCTGGAAAGCGATCGGGTGCGGATCACCGACTAGGCGATGGACCCATAAATGAGGCGGAAATGGTTTGAGGCTGCTCGCTTCTCGTCAAGGCGCGGAAGCGCAGGAAATGTGGTTCATTTTCGAGCCTTTAGCGACGCCGGGGAGGCGCAATCCGGTCAAATAGGAAGGACATGGAAATGGCTTCACCCCGTGTCGTCAGCGTGCTTGACCGGGCAGGAAGCCCGCTCCGCACACCCTTCCTGACGGGATTTCGCCATTTCGCATGCCATTTCAGTCTCATTTATGGGTCCATCGCCCAGGGATCACCTGAAGGCGGAGCCGGAACACGGCTTGTCCCGCATGCAGGTCAGCATCAGCTGCGCTGACGGCTCTGCATCATCGTCTGCAGATAGGCGATATTCGCCTTGGCCTGCCGCGGATCGAGCTCGGAAGTGGCAACTTCTACGGCTTCTTCGACTTTTCCCTGGATGCCCAGAACGAGTGCCAGGTTCTGGCGCACGCGGCTGTCCGCACCGGGCAGGCTGGCGGCACGCCTCAAGGTGTATTCGGCGTCTGGCAGCTTGTTGGACAGGAGATAGGACAGTCCGAGATTGTTCAAGAGGCTCGGGTCGTCCGGTGCGATCTTGAGTGCTTGCTTGTAAAGGCTGCGCGCCTTCTCATGCTTGCCTGTCTGGTCGTAGATCGCGGCTTCCGCCGACATGATCTTCCAATCGGGCAAGTCGGGCCGCTGTGCGCGGCGGAGTACGTTGAGGGCTTCGTCGAAACGGCCGTTCATCGCGAGGATCTTGCCATAGGCGGAGGCAATCTCGCGGTCTTTCTGGTGCGCGATGACACCGGCTCTGAGCACCGCCAGAGATTGTTCTATCTGGCCGTTCTGGTTGAGGGCATTGGCGTAGCCAAGGACAGCGGTCCGGTTGGTGCGGTCCTTTTCGTAGGTTTTGGCCCATTTGGAGACTTCCGCCCGCGCCAGGTTTGACCCCGGGCTGACGGTGTGGGTCCCGTTGGCGGGAGAATAGGTGCTGGTATTGGACTTGTTCGACGCGCATCCGGTTACCAGCGCAAGTGCGGTCAAGGCTACGAGCGCAGACGCCGCTCTCTTGCGGCGTGAGACGGATCCTGTTCTGGGCGCTTGCATTTTCAACATCCTTGTTGTCCGCAGCTGTGAAGGTCCCTTAGAGAAATAAATAATTAACCCTAATGGATGGTTAAGCGCCGTTGCGATTTGCAAGAAAGGTGAGCGATTTTGCACCCGTATTGCGTCTTTCGCGAAGGCGGCTTACCTGTGGAGACCGGCAATCCCGTTTCATGGAGTTTCAAACGTGCGCGAATCCCTGGTCCGCAAATCCGACATGCCCGAAGCCACCCCGATCATCGCGGTCACCGAGGCGTCGCTTGAAAGCACTCTTTCAGAGCTCGGGGACAGTGCGGGCCAATGGTGCAGTTTCAACGCCTTCACGGGCAAACCCGCGTCTTCGTTGCTGATACCCCGGGACAACGGGGACGGCGCAGTGGTTCTGTTTGGTGTTGAAGACAGCGGATTGCCGCACCCCTTTGCGCTTGGCGCGCTGGTCAAGAGCCTGCCG
This region of uncultured Roseibium sp. genomic DNA includes:
- a CDS encoding tetratricopeptide repeat protein, whose protein sequence is MQAPRTGSVSRRKRAASALVALTALALVTGCASNKSNTSTYSPANGTHTVSPGSNLARAEVSKWAKTYEKDRTNRTAVLGYANALNQNGQIEQSLAVLRAGVIAHQKDREIASAYGKILAMNGRFDEALNVLRRAQRPDLPDWKIMSAEAAIYDQTGKHEKARSLYKQALKIAPDDPSLLNNLGLSYLLSNKLPDAEYTLRRAASLPGADSRVRQNLALVLGIQGKVEEAVEVATSELDPRQAKANIAYLQTMMQSRQRS
- a CDS encoding type II secretion system F family protein; translation: MSGFEDFLTPQVTGIAVALLVMFAVGGLIFSLFAPSLSGTKRRDQRMLAVAARPQSEKQRKQIRDNDRRKKSIQDQLKDFEERQKAKHHRQQRVSLKVKMEQAGLAWEMKHFVIFSVVSCFVFLLVGFVATGNIWITLAAGFAGALGFPRWWVGNKRKRRFNKFLEELPNGVDIIVRGVKAGLPLADCIKVVARESREPVATEFRKITETQVMGLSLADAVAKLPERVPVAEANFFAIVVAIQQKAGGGLAEALGNLSKVLRGRKSLKGKIQALSSEAKSSAMIIGAMPFGVGGIIYLIAPDYISLLFTTTGGNIIIGGCLFWMFIGIMVMRHMINFDF
- a CDS encoding CpaF family protein gives rise to the protein MFGRRGNSSSGAQTARPEGVPGGVPEPSAETQTPAPPVEPEAQAKPAESEKAPAPAAAPAPAATPAPAPEAKAPAPAPKKKNNEYYETKAQIFNALVEAIDLSQLARLDAEDARDEIRDVVNDIIALKNVIMSIAEQEDLLEDICNDVLGYGPLEPLLARDDIADIMVNGAHTVYIETAGKVEQTGVNFRDNAQLMNICQRIVSQVGRRVDDASPICDARLPDGSRVNVIAPPLSIDGPALTIRKFKKDKLTLDQLTKFGSITPEGSTILQIIGRSRCNVLISGGTGSGKTTLLNCLTAYIESTERIITCEDSAELQLQQPHVVRLETRPPNLEGEGEITMRDLVKNCLRMRPERIIVGEVRGPEAFDLLQAMNTGHDGSMGTLHANSPREALSRLESMITMGGFSLPSRTLREMIVSSIDVVVQAARLRDGSRRITHVTEVVGMEGDIITTQDVFLYDIVGEDPNGRIIGRHRSTGIGRPKFWERARYFGEESRLAQALDAAELPDYVAE
- a CDS encoding type II secretion system F family protein, whose protein sequence is MDLETIASSQFLAGLLAMVAVTGTIFSLVAPILSRDTLKTRMKSVALERDKLRAKERARMHANQQQDARASLRNQPKAQMKSLVDQLNLREMLSDESTNDKLRMAGYRGAAPLYYYLTARVAIPVLLLVIALFYSLVVIPDWLPTVTKVCLSIAIAGVGAFLPNLFLKNKIDKRKLNIQRAWPDALDLMLICVESGMSIEGAFQKVAEEVGIQSVDLAEELSLTTAELSYLSERRTAYENLAKRTGVDGVKNVMMALVQAERYGTPVGTAIRTMADDTREQRMLFAEQKAASLPPKLTVPMIIFFLPVLFFIIMSPAVMQVMDLDGF
- a CDS encoding RraA family protein, which translates into the protein MIEAPPILTITASMRRPTDQQIASFQNVSTGFVVDALHGGGALSHNIGPVGFGRDLHCVAAGPALTADCGAADVLAAFAALNYIRPGDVVVSAFAAHTGCAAGGDGLVGMMRNCGAAGFVTDGPMRDYTGIVKVGLPVWCAGITPASPHMSGPGSVGMPIQIGGQEVETGDMIVADRDGVVVVPFERLDDVIANLERVRAAEQAQDEKVAAGMRVPDWVGDLLESDRVRITD